ataaagaaaaaataaatatcgTTAACGGAGTCCTGTCCAACGAAAAAGAGTCTTGACTTGCTGATCAATAAGTAAATTCCCATCACTCCCTCTCATTTCTAATTTtggtaaaaggaaaaaaaggaagcatTTATTTGTATTCATACTTGTGTTGCAAACATATATGATAGTTTGGGGATGGGAATATTTTCACACCAAAAATAGCTATTTGATGGGTTTGTTTAATGAATAAAGTATCTTTCACTATATTTAtatagagagaaaaaagaagttgcCCAAACCCCCTCTCACATTGGGGGTGTGGATTGTAGAGATACAACCAGTTTTGCTATGAAAATGACTCCATCATAATATATTTCATGTGAATCTTCACTGTTGTTAATTATATCAATTTTTGTCATTATACTTGTTTTGCACACATCTGATATTCTATAAATATATGGATATTTTTAAGAAGGAATgtatttttctattatttatacaatttgaaaagtatacacacacaaaaaaaaagacattgaAGATAGTGCTTATagtgacaagaaaataaaaattatgggTCTCACTCACATCAATTAGttgtataattttattttattttattttatttatgatttgGAAAAGATATTATGACTGATGTTTAATGGTTTTTGACTCTCCACATGATTGGTGTGCACTGTCCCCACCCAGAACATAAAATACAGCTTTTCTCTGCAATTGCATCtttgttttcccttttgcCTTTTGCAGATGGAAAGATAgtttaaaagttaaaaagaaatgGCTACTTGCtagaggcagagagagagagaaagagtcaGAATTCAAAATATTCAAGGAGAAGGCCTGAAAGATCCAAAACACACCTCCCCACCATTCCTAGGCTTcccaaacctctctctctctctctctctctctctctctccgccaTTGGTTGGAACCCACAATCTGTATTTTCATGTGTTCTTAAACTTAGTaaagcaaaagcaaacaaCAAtgaagcttcttcttgttattGCTCTCAATTTGCTTTTGCTGCTTGTACACCAAAATCAGCCATGTCCCATTTGTGTTGGTGCCACACCTGACCCACTTGTTTCCTCCATATTAGCTCCGCTTTCCTCACCCATTTCTCCAATTGcttcatcaatggcttccTTCTCTCCAGGTACTTAATACTTATGCTTTGCTCTGCTCTCCATAGACTGAAGActcttccttttcatttctAGCGAGTGGTGTTTTAATTGGGTCACGGGTGCACCACTTCGAAAATTCGAATTTCAAAAATGACCACCAAATTGCGTGCatttactacaatatattgaattcaatttctctgATTTTATCAACTTCTGTGATGTTGGTGCAAAAATCTCCTGGTTTTAATGTATGAGATATTGCCCATTTGCTCAATTTTTGCTGAAAAACGCCtctatatatttaatttgtaatCAGAAATTCAAGAAGGAAGTGAAGGGCATCAAATGGAGCCACATAGGAAAATGCTAATTGCTCTCATTGTCACCTGCACTGCACTTGGTGTAGTTTTGTTGTCACTGTTGTGCTTGTGGGTTTATCACAAGAAATGTCCACACAAGTCCCACAAGAAAAGTGCTCAGAGCTCAGGTACTTTCATTTGTACCAAGCACTTTTTGCCCCCTAAATCTTGCTTCAATTTGTGCGTTTTAGTATGCTTGTAAATTGTTCTTCTCTGAgattttttgttctgtttggtTCTGTTTCTTTGGTTTGTGTAAGTAGATGCTGAGAAGGGGCTTGCATTGGGTCCATTTATGGGTAAATTCAATTCCATAAGGATGGTTTCTAAGAAAGGATCTGTTTCAGTAATTGAATATAAAGTACTCGAAAAAGGCACCAACAATTTCCGGGACAGCAACATTATTGGTGAGGGTGGATTTGGATGTGTTTATAAGGCTCGGTTGGATGATAATTTGCTTGTTGCAGTCAAGAAACTAGACTGTGCAAGTCAGGATGCTGAGAGAGAATTTGAGGTAACTTTTGCtcaaaattttagttggaGTTTTGTATAATGCTGTATTTATTGTAAATCTTATCTGATGTATTTATTATGTCTAAATTGCAGAATGAGGTGGAGTTGTTACATAAAATTCAGCATCCAAATATAATTTCCTTTTTGGGTTGTAGTACTGATGGTGACACGAGGTTCATTGTTTATGAGTTGATGCATAATGGATCTCTGGAAACTCAATTGCATGGTAATACATTTAGtttctgttattttttttttaaaattaaaaaaggaatatcatgaaatatatatttttgtccTATTGTTGCAGGACCGTCTCGTGGTTCAGCACTAACATGGCATATGCGAATGAAAATTGCTCTTGATGCAGCAAGGTGAGCTTGTTTTCCCAATTGTGGAGTCCTTTAGTTGTTATGGGTTGTTTACATTTTAACATATTGGGTACTGTTGACCAGAGGATTAGAACATCTGCATGAGTACTGCAACCCTCCAGTGATCCATAGAGATCTGAAAACATCTAATATTCTTTTAGATGCCAACTTCAATGCCAAGGTATGgttatataaattattgtagTGTCTCATCTTTccttataaaattattgagcttgtattaaaatatttcaataatGCATTATTATCATCCTCTAGCGCAAAATTCactgaagttttttttttttttctctctcatggTGGCATGTTTCAGCTTTCTGATTTTGGTCTTGCTGTGGCTGATGGGGCCAAAAACAGTAATAACATCAAGCTCTCTGGCACCTTGGGTTATGTTGCTCCAGAGTATCTTTTAGATGGTATGCCAATTAAACTTGTAATAATTGCAAGGTGTATTCTTTAATTCTCACTGGTTACTGTGTCTACTAAACTATAGTTTCTTTTCCCTAAGCTAAATCTAATCTAATTGTTCTTTGCACCCTTGACAACTACTATGGTACTGCGTTTGATCGACATAATAAAGTACGTGTCTTTTAGTTAAGCTATCTAGGGGCCGTAGCTGCACATGTTCTGCCACTGGGTTCATATACCATTTTAGATTTGGAAGAGGAAATCCCAGAACTACTTGTTATACTCAAGCTTATCTGAAATTAGGGATGTTATAAGCCATTTATGTggaaatttgaacttgagagAAGGGAGAGGTGGACGGCTTGATAGTTATCAACTTTTGGATGACCCGTTGATTTTCTGATAAATTTGGATTCACCTTGAAGACAAGTTTTTAGCTGaataatatgtaaatttttgtttatagaCTTGGATGGCATATGCATGTTAGTATCACacattttaaataataatggcCACCAAAATGCACTTTGTCAGCGAGAATACTAAATAGCACAATTTTCTAAAGAGCTGTGTGAGCTTCCCTGCACCAGACTTCTCGgctttcacttttgtttttatagcATTTGAAACAAGTTTTGGTGGTAAGCAAGTCACTCTTATGATTTCTCAGGTAAATTGACAGACAAGAGTGATGTCTATGCTTTCGGGATTGTGCTTCTGGAGCTTCTACTAGGAAGAAGGCCTGTAGAAAAACTGGCACCAACTCAGTGCCAATCTATAGTCACATGGGTATGCCTTTCTCCTAACTGCtctcaattttaatttatttgcataattcCTGTCAAAAActtaaatatttcaaaactCAATGCTGTAATACAGGCCATGCCTCAGCTCACTGACAGATCAAAGCTTCCAAACATTGTGGATCCTGTGATCAAAG
The window above is part of the Prunus dulcis chromosome 1, ALMONDv2, whole genome shotgun sequence genome. Proteins encoded here:
- the LOC117616337 gene encoding probable receptor-like protein kinase At1g80640 isoform X1, producing MKLLLVIALNLLLLLVHQNQPCPICVGATPDPLVSSILAPLSSPISPIASSMASFSPEIQEGSEGHQMEPHRKMLIALIVTCTALGVVLLSLLCLWVYHKKCPHKSHKKSAQSSDAEKGLALGPFMGKFNSIRMVSKKGSVSVIEYKVLEKGTNNFRDSNIIGEGGFGCVYKARLDDNLLVAVKKLDCASQDAEREFENEVELLHKIQHPNIISFLGCSTDGDTRFIVYELMHNGSLETQLHGPSRGSALTWHMRMKIALDAARGLEHLHEYCNPPVIHRDLKTSNILLDANFNAKLSDFGLAVADGAKNSNNIKLSGTLGYVAPEYLLDGKLTDKSDVYAFGIVLLELLLGRRPVEKLAPTQCQSIVTWAMPQLTDRSKLPNIVDPVIKDTMDLKHLYQVAAVAVLCVQPEPSYRPLITDVLHSLVPLVPVELGGTLRVTQPTAPGSPPAGH
- the LOC117616337 gene encoding probable receptor-like protein kinase At1g80640 isoform X2 — its product is MKLLLVIALNLLLLLVHQNQPCPICVGATPDPLVSSILAPLSSPISPIASSMASFSPEIQEGSEGHQMEPHRKMLIALIVTCTALGVVLLSLLCLWVYHKKCPHKSHKKSAQSSDAEKGLALGPFMGKFNSIRMVSKKGSVSVIEYKVLEKGTNNFRDSNIIGEGGFGCVYKARLDDNLLVAVKKLDCASQDAEREFENEVELLHKIQHPNIISFLGCSTDGDTRFIVYELMHNGSLETQLHGPSRGSALTWHMRMKIALDAARGLEHLHEYCNPPVIHRDLKTSNILLDANFNAKLSDFGLAVADGAKNSNNIKLSGTLGYVAPEYLLDGKLTDKSDVYAFGIVLLELLLGRRPVEKLAPTQCQSIVTWAMPQLTDRSKLPNIVDPVIKDTMDLKHLYQVSELQTQLLL